One window of Candidatus Hydrogenedentota bacterium genomic DNA carries:
- a CDS encoding excisionase family DNA-binding protein, with amino-acid sequence MEDRWLSVDEIAAYLGIKRDTVYKWISARQMPGRQLSLTLRNGLIGCYIGEYELRGSDRTSYGDRLLSELSKELRRHKVSNTGRRQLYNYLAFYRAYPQIVRTVPAQTRHLLPKDIDSQKVRTVSAQLAITPEKLLGSLYYERSGLSKDKKKLAELALINSLENELPKDDESLRAKGKNRWYVPAPNKADDLEKLRERSLLKEFEEYRASSQKRLKVFRLEAVRAGFKKARQESDYATIITVSRKVPENVLQENPKLLMWYDQALTRMGGE; translated from the coding sequence ATGGAAGACCGATGGCTCTCAGTGGATGAGATTGCGGCCTATCTCGGCATCAAGCGGGATACAGTCTACAAGTGGATTAGTGCACGGCAGATGCCGGGCCGTCAATTAAGCCTGACGCTGCGTAACGGGTTGATAGGATGTTACATCGGCGAGTATGAACTGCGTGGTTCAGACAGGACAAGCTATGGAGATCGCCTGCTCAGCGAGCTTTCCAAGGAGCTGCGCAGGCACAAGGTTAGCAATACTGGACGGCGGCAATTGTACAACTATCTGGCCTTTTACCGCGCCTACCCTCAGATTGTGCGGACGGTACCCGCACAAACCCGCCATTTGCTTCCAAAAGACATTGACAGCCAAAAAGTGCGGACAGTGTCCGCACAATTGGCTATTACACCTGAAAAACTCCTCGGAAGCCTTTATTATGAGCGATCCGGCTTGTCAAAAGACAAGAAAAAACTGGCGGAGCTGGCGCTAATTAACAGCCTGGAGAACGAACTGCCCAAGGATGACGAGAGCCTGCGCGCCAAGGGTAAGAACCGCTGGTATGTGCCCGCCCCCAACAAGGCCGACGATCTAGAGAAGCTGCGCGAGAGATCGCTGCTTAAGGAGTTCGAGGAATACCGGGCATCCAGCCAAAAGCGCCTGAAGGTGTTCCGTCTCGAGGCGGTCCGCGCAGGCTTCAAAAAGGCCAGACAGGAGAGCGACTACGCCACGATCATCACAGTGTCCCGGAAGGTTCCAGAGAACGTCCTCCAGGAAAACCCTAAGCTCCTCATGTGGTACGACCAGGCGCTCACCCGGATGGGAGGTGAATAA
- a CDS encoding DEAD/DEAH box helicase, which yields MSAFPTDILIAKTGGREALDRTSDQAKVLLAKTVLKRIAERDPAALVPIQPDMRNTLEEALHLIELRCLDLAVAWRRDVRSNEGIEFRDYCSLAFDIRRMLPLGETEDARVKGAIRLAAVAVLGDRSADIRRYLNENAWPVSELNSEDAGWTKLVLFRVADAFLRVVRKKNWDDLRAVADSIASLRQSQQLYEREYLQQENGLRQIAAIELVAFYQLAKAVEMLGVFVGKGTPRTALDDVDFHLSRAVKAADSAGIIELALLLRWLSMAARVLIRSTIWHQLAAYNSKMTDFKQALTNEQQTRPLFELLPPQRDAIQDVMHTGNRAVVVEMPTSSGKTLLAECRIIQTIVNIDKAWIAYLVPTRALVNQVSVRLRRDLGPLGLKIEQATPAYELDVLEEELLSSPGSFDVLVTTPEKLDLLIRSGAADQGNRPLGLVVLDEAHNLGDGERGLRSELVLATINRESPDTHFLLLTPFIPNAEELATWLDDERSQSITPSLAINWQPNDQMIALAYPKGRGRVWGLEVKPLHVRRAHRAPIAFDERVTIDREQTRDITLTQAKSSKLGVAAFVAEALASRGSSIVLAYSPTDCWNLAKKLAPMLPDKQSKRLTLVREFVKAEYGEDFALHAFLGKGLGVHHAGISPEVRTLLEWLTEEGELVALVATTTVAQGVNFPISNVILSTHFKPIRIGDAFIQGELRPDEFWNIAGRAGRLFQDTLGLVIFASQKQDDDSLERYVNKRVVELASALEQMIEDTVERGWDLDLRRLVRNDAKWSSFVQYLAHSYRKIGDHAQFLTDTEKLLKRTYAYHRLSGHQPELAEQLIESTRIYAEQLSNLPSGVLTLVDSTGFSPESIIDLLRDKESFSLQADDWSPSRLFRSGGEGMKSLVGALLRVPELNIPTIGGGDGKSIASMLEMWVSGKTLREIADRHFADVPDIQKRLTECCRTVYQTLTHQGSWGIGALQSMSEIADANLSKEAMAAIRSVPSMIYFGVPTIEAVLMRSLGVPRSVSVAMGRKFTEATDAEPAPRLQKARAWLERSSAETWQEVAKESNLPMDGRRMREVWRIITGNQPL from the coding sequence ATGAGCGCATTCCCGACGGATATTCTCATAGCAAAAACCGGTGGACGAGAAGCACTGGATCGCACTTCCGACCAAGCTAAAGTCTTGTTGGCGAAAACCGTGCTGAAGCGTATTGCCGAACGTGATCCGGCAGCCCTTGTGCCCATCCAGCCAGACATGAGGAACACTTTGGAAGAGGCCTTGCATTTGATCGAGCTGCGGTGCCTCGACTTGGCCGTGGCCTGGCGTCGGGATGTCCGATCAAATGAAGGGATCGAGTTCCGAGATTATTGCTCGCTGGCGTTTGATATTCGACGGATGCTTCCGCTGGGAGAAACCGAGGATGCCCGTGTCAAAGGTGCCATCCGCCTCGCGGCAGTCGCGGTATTGGGAGATCGGAGTGCCGACATCAGGCGTTATCTCAACGAGAATGCCTGGCCGGTATCCGAGTTGAACTCCGAAGATGCAGGATGGACTAAGCTGGTCCTCTTCCGTGTGGCGGACGCTTTCCTGCGGGTTGTGCGCAAAAAGAACTGGGATGACCTTCGCGCCGTAGCCGATTCGATTGCCTCACTTCGCCAAAGCCAGCAGTTGTATGAACGAGAATACCTCCAACAGGAGAACGGACTGCGACAGATCGCGGCCATTGAGCTGGTAGCTTTCTATCAATTGGCGAAAGCTGTCGAGATGTTGGGCGTATTTGTCGGCAAAGGCACGCCTCGCACAGCGCTGGATGACGTGGATTTTCATCTTTCACGTGCTGTCAAGGCAGCGGATTCCGCCGGCATCATTGAGCTGGCTCTGCTTCTGCGTTGGCTGAGCATGGCTGCAAGAGTGCTTATCCGCTCAACTATTTGGCACCAACTTGCTGCTTACAACAGTAAGATGACGGATTTCAAGCAGGCGCTGACTAATGAGCAGCAAACACGCCCATTATTTGAACTGCTACCACCACAACGCGATGCCATCCAGGATGTCATGCACACAGGCAATCGGGCAGTGGTGGTCGAAATGCCGACCTCCAGCGGCAAGACCCTGCTTGCCGAATGCCGCATCATTCAGACAATAGTGAATATCGACAAAGCGTGGATCGCTTATTTGGTACCGACGCGGGCACTAGTCAACCAAGTCAGCGTTCGTCTGCGACGAGACCTCGGGCCTTTAGGATTGAAGATCGAACAGGCGACACCTGCTTACGAATTGGATGTCTTGGAAGAGGAATTGTTGTCTTCACCTGGCAGTTTCGATGTACTGGTAACCACCCCGGAGAAATTGGATTTGTTGATCCGCAGCGGAGCCGCTGACCAAGGAAATCGCCCGCTTGGCTTGGTGGTGCTGGATGAGGCACACAATCTCGGCGACGGAGAACGTGGACTGCGGAGTGAACTCGTGCTCGCCACTATCAACCGTGAATCGCCGGACACTCACTTTCTACTTCTGACTCCATTTATACCGAATGCGGAAGAGCTCGCAACTTGGCTGGATGATGAACGCTCTCAGAGTATAACCCCGTCACTCGCGATCAATTGGCAGCCCAACGATCAGATGATTGCTCTCGCATATCCAAAAGGCCGGGGGAGAGTCTGGGGGCTCGAGGTGAAGCCCCTTCACGTTAGGCGAGCGCATCGTGCACCCATTGCCTTTGACGAGCGTGTAACCATTGACCGCGAACAAACCCGTGACATTACGTTGACACAGGCTAAGTCATCGAAACTCGGAGTTGCTGCATTCGTCGCTGAAGCGCTTGCTTCCCGTGGAAGTTCCATTGTGTTGGCGTATTCCCCAACCGATTGCTGGAATCTCGCGAAGAAATTGGCTCCCATGCTTCCAGACAAGCAAAGCAAAAGGCTTACATTAGTAAGGGAATTCGTGAAAGCAGAATACGGGGAGGATTTTGCATTACATGCTTTTCTCGGAAAAGGCCTCGGGGTTCATCACGCCGGTATTTCACCTGAAGTGAGAACCCTTTTGGAATGGTTGACCGAAGAGGGTGAATTAGTTGCGCTGGTAGCCACGACCACTGTGGCGCAAGGAGTAAACTTCCCTATTTCAAATGTCATTCTATCTACCCATTTCAAACCGATTCGGATTGGCGATGCTTTTATTCAGGGCGAACTTCGTCCCGATGAATTCTGGAATATCGCTGGCCGAGCGGGGCGCCTATTCCAAGACACGCTTGGGCTGGTCATTTTTGCATCACAAAAACAAGATGATGATTCTTTGGAGCGCTATGTAAATAAAAGAGTAGTAGAATTAGCTTCCGCACTGGAGCAGATGATTGAAGACACGGTCGAGCGAGGTTGGGATCTCGATCTGCGCCGTTTGGTAAGAAACGATGCAAAGTGGTCGAGCTTCGTGCAGTATTTGGCCCACAGCTACCGAAAGATTGGTGACCACGCGCAGTTTCTCACCGACACGGAAAAGTTGCTCAAACGTACTTACGCTTACCATCGGCTGAGTGGACATCAGCCTGAATTGGCCGAGCAATTGATCGAATCCACCCGGATATACGCTGAACAACTTAGCAATCTTCCCTCTGGGGTCTTGACCCTGGTGGACAGCACCGGATTTTCACCTGAGAGCATTATAGATCTGCTCCGTGACAAAGAATCCTTCAGCCTTCAAGCTGATGATTGGAGCCCAAGCCGTCTTTTCCGGTCGGGCGGCGAAGGGATGAAGAGCCTTGTTGGAGCCTTGCTCAGGGTGCCGGAGTTGAACATCCCGACTATTGGTGGCGGAGATGGAAAGTCCATCGCTTCCATGTTGGAGATGTGGGTCTCCGGCAAGACGTTACGGGAAATTGCCGACCGGCACTTCGCGGATGTTCCAGATATCCAAAAGCGGCTTACGGAATGCTGCCGCACGGTATACCAAACTCTCACTCACCAAGGCTCATGGGGGATCGGAGCTCTTCAGTCAATGAGTGAGATTGCAGATGCCAACCTGTCGAAGGAAGCTATGGCTGCAATTCGTTCGGTGCCGTCCATGATCTACTTTGGTGTTCCCACTATCGAGGCAGTTCTTATGCGGAGCTTGGGCGTGCCCCGCTCGGTCAGCGTAGCGATGGGGAGGAAGTTTACAGAAGCAACCGATGCTGAGCCAGCACCGCGTCTTCAAAAAGCAAGGGCATGGCTTGAACGAAGCTCCGCCGAAACTTGGCAGGAAGTAGCAAAGGAATCCAACCTACCTATGGATGGGAGACGGATGCGGGAAGTGTGGCGCATCATCACTGGCAATCAGCCTTTATAA